A genomic segment from Planktothrix sp. FACHB-1365 encodes:
- the menA gene encoding 2-carboxy-1,4-naphthoquinone phytyltransferase, with protein sequence MTTELITASKNKLWLAAIKPPMYSVAIMPIWVGTAVAVFETSTLNWKVFTTFITAAILILAWENLLNDVFDSETGIDKNKHHSLVNLTGNKLFILAIGNGCLALALLGLLAICWWQKDLTVLGLILLCCGLGYLYQGPPFRLGYQGLGEFLCFFAFGPLGVSAAYYSQTQSWSWVCLATSIIVGIPITLVLFCSHFHQVEDDILAGKKSPIVRLGTEKGAKLLPWVCGSIFLLTGGLVLLGILPIWTLLSFVGIPSAIKLCRHVSQYHNQPNLVSNCKFIAISLQFWSSLFLGVGLILH encoded by the coding sequence ATGACCACAGAACTGATTACAGCATCAAAAAATAAATTATGGTTAGCGGCGATTAAGCCTCCGATGTATAGTGTGGCCATTATGCCAATTTGGGTCGGCACTGCCGTTGCCGTCTTTGAAACCTCTACCCTCAATTGGAAAGTTTTTACCACCTTTATCACGGCTGCTATTTTAATTTTAGCCTGGGAAAACCTTTTGAATGATGTCTTTGATTCAGAAACAGGAATTGACAAAAATAAGCATCATTCCTTAGTCAATTTAACCGGAAATAAATTATTTATTCTCGCTATTGGGAATGGTTGTTTAGCCTTAGCTCTTTTAGGATTATTAGCAATTTGTTGGTGGCAAAAGGATTTAACGGTTTTAGGATTAATTCTCCTGTGTTGTGGATTGGGGTATTTATATCAAGGGCCTCCCTTTCGGTTAGGATATCAAGGATTAGGAGAATTTTTATGTTTTTTTGCTTTTGGGCCTTTGGGAGTTTCCGCCGCCTATTATAGTCAAACCCAAAGCTGGTCATGGGTTTGTTTAGCCACATCAATTATTGTCGGAATTCCAATCACCTTAGTTTTATTTTGTTCCCATTTTCATCAAGTGGAAGATGATATTTTGGCGGGTAAAAAGTCTCCAATTGTGCGTTTAGGAACAGAAAAAGGTGCCAAACTTTTACCTTGGGTTTGTGGAAGTATTTTTCTGTTAACCGGGGGATTAGTGCTATTGGGAATTTTACCCATTTGGACGTTACTCAGCTTTGTTGGCATTCCCTCTGCTATCAAACTCTGTCGTCATGTTAGTCAATATCATAACCAGCCTAACTTAGTTAGCAATTGCAAATTTATTGCGATTTCTCTACAATTTTGGAGTAGCTTATTCTTAGGAGTAGGGTTAATTTTACATTAA
- a CDS encoding DoxX family protein yields the protein MIQFIPLIGRTFLATIFIHAAVNKIFDFANTQTMMTEKGLPFAGVLLVVTIIIQIVGGLSLVVGYKTHLGAWLLILFLIPTTLIFHNFWDAPSEKIDFFKNLSIMGGLLMITYFGAGPVSVDEHITMSNTDFTDPDNP from the coding sequence ATGATACAGTTTATTCCGTTAATAGGACGAACATTTTTAGCAACGATTTTCATTCACGCTGCGGTTAATAAAATCTTTGATTTTGCCAATACTCAAACGATGATGACAGAAAAAGGTTTACCGTTTGCAGGGGTATTATTAGTAGTGACTATTATTATCCAAATTGTCGGAGGATTATCGTTAGTGGTCGGGTATAAAACCCATTTAGGAGCTTGGCTTTTAATTCTATTCTTAATTCCAACAACCTTAATCTTTCATAATTTTTGGGATGCACCCTCAGAAAAAATTGATTTTTTCAAAAATTTATCAATTATGGGTGGGTTACTGATGATTACCTATTTTGGAGCAGGGCCAGTAAGTGTTGATGAACATATTACGATGAGTAATACTGATTTTACTGATCCTGATAATCCCTAA